cattaataacaacaataaagcTGGACTAACAGACATTATTttcaaatttaaataaaaacacaatgaCAGCTTGAAATTTAATTATACATTTGGGCGTTTGGTTTGAGAAGGACCTCTGGAAAagccatgttttattgatttgTTAATTGTACGTGACCCTGCATTTAGATCAGTGACGAGGCAGTTTTGACTAACttggctgtgctgtgtgtgctgtgtgtgtatgtgtgtgtgcgtgtgtgtgtgcgtgtgtgtgtgtgtgtgtgtgtgtgtgtttgtgtacacagTCTGGAACAGGATCTTGCTAGTTTGAAGCGCAGAAGAGCTTCTCTCCAGTCTTCTTTACGGACCCCCACTGAGGAGGTGGTGCAGGTCACTAAGACTGGTACGTCCGAGTCTTCTTCTGAAATGTCTCCTTTTCATTAGCTTTCAACATCGTGTACACAGACCTCAGCGTAAGCCCCTGACTACCGTGCCTTTCCACCGCAGTTGCTGTGTCCAGAGCCCCCGATGACTCGAAGGGCACCGAACTCGCCAGCCGTCTGGACAAACTGAATTCTGACTTGATGAAGTTGGAGAAGGACGTCCTCGCCAGAATAAGAGTCCCTCTGGACCGACGGAACCCTACAGCAGACCTGTCTGCCAGACTTGGAGAGCAAGAGGTAAAACTACTCATTATATGGAATATGGTTGTAGAGGAGATGCTAtggcagggagagagaaagtgaacgCTACTCTGAAACTCCTGTTAATGTGAAACTCCTGTTACAGTCTGAAACTTGTCTCATTGCAATCTGCCTGCTGGATTTGCTGTTTTGTTTGGCCTAGAGGTCTGCCTTGACCCTGAAGAATCTGCAGGCAGAGAAGGCGTCGATTGAGAGGGCGATGGAACCCATCCTATCCCAGAAACCCCTGGGGCCCACCACTTCCTCCCTCCCCCAGAAACTGAGCACTGCTAACAACAAGATAGAGGACATTGCGTCCCTCACCGACCTCTATGGCAAAAAGTGAGTTCAAGGAGTTTATAAGAGGTGTTTGAGTTATGAAAGAGTTCAGCTCTAAGAGTTTATAAGAGGTGTTTGAGTTATGAAAGAGTTATGTGTGGGTTTCTTGTCGTGTTGGGGTCTCAGTGACGTGTGGGTTCATTGTCGTATTGGGGTCTCAGTGATGTGTGGGTTCCTTGTCGTGTTGGGGTCTCAGTGATGGGTGAGTTCATTGTCGTGGATTGTTGTGACTCTCTGTTGACCTCTTCCATAGGGCTGATGCTGCTATGCGTTTGGAGAACCAACTTAAGAAGGTAGACAAAGGTCTCACAGGACTAGAGGATCAACTGGCCAGGAACACAGTTATCCTGGATAAACCTGCTGCCATACAGGACAAGACTCGTGAACTCCAGGTCAGATTTCAGGAGTAACTAATAGGGTCCCCAACCAAGTGTCCACTCAAGACTTATTCACTGTACGCTGCATATCATCCCAAAGAACCATCTAAATAATTCATTAGTTGATAATATTTGCAAGGCACTTTCAACGAACTCAGGTCCTATTGTACAACTGCAACTGCAGGAAGAAATTAGATGggattaaaaatattaaaatatttaacatcTTGTTGACCATCCTTATCTGACGGCCATTGTGTATTTGGTAGAGGAGGGAGCTTTGTGTTTGTGgaaggaaaaaacaaacaaactctgCTTCAGTTGCTTTCTGCGTCAGAGGAGAAATGATGAGCAGGTCTCAGTATAGTTTGACGTGTGGTTGTATGATCCTCTAGAGTCTGAGTAAAGATGCCACAGCCTTGAAGGACGACGTGCAGAAGCTGAATATGGATCTGGAGCTGACGGAGCAGCTTTGTGGTCATCTGCAGAAGAGCTTCCAGGAGCACTGTCCTGACGTCCGTCACCAGCAGTCTGACGTTAGGCGCCTCCGGAACCGCTATGCTAACATCAACAACGAGCTAAAGCAGACGTAAGAGTCAAGAACACATTCAGAAAGCCATACCTGGCCCATCTGAAATCACATAACTCAAACCCTCAACATTACCCTAGCCCATCTGAAATCACATAACTCAAACCCTCACCATTACTGGCCCATCTTAAATATACCAGACACAACATGGCCATGTGACAGTTCTGACCTGCTAAAACATATTATGTGTAAACACAAACTACAATTGATAGTGTCACTTTCAGACTGGAGCTTTAGAAAAGTATGTTAAAATGTACATTAGATAATATTTGGCCTTAGTATTACATAGTTCAAAATGTCACCTGAGTCATCTCTTGACATGCCGTTACAGATTAGGATTAATGCAAGAAGCAGCCAATAAACAGCAGATTTTCCAAAGTGCTGTCCAATCTCTCAACCAATCCCTGAACACCATACCCAACAACAAGCTAGGCATGGAAGACAGCATGACTCAAATCACTGCAAAGCAGAACTCACAGAAGGTCAGTTTGGTGTTTCACACTTACCTACAAGGTGTACAGCTTCATACACAATATAATCAACAGAAGTGTTCAGGATATTGGTTCTGTGTATATCCTCAAGGCAATACACATGTAGGGGGAATTAACACTGAAAACTAATTAACACTGCTGATTAACACTGCTGGCAAGAAGTAATGATGGACATTTTTGAGACTTTAAAATCAATGAAAGTGTGACATTGTGCATAAAAATATATGTCAAATATTCTAAGTAGAAATACCGTTACAGTAGTTACTGAACAGGCAAGTATGTTATCAATTTGCTGTCAAATTGCAGAGGACAGTTGAAGACCTCAAGAGAAAGTCTGAGGATGTAGATAGACTCGTGGCCCTTTCTCATGAGCTGCAAAACACCCTCAAGGTAAGGCTTTTGTTTTCTAAGATGAAGTCTTTCATGTTTAGTATTTACTCTTTAGTCTTAACTGGGggtttaaaataattatttgttTCTAAGAAAACGAAGTTACTAAGTTGTCTCTTCTAATAATTCTTGACATTCTGTCATTGTTTATAGGAATATGAAACTGTCTCTTCTATGTACCACAACAATTCAAGCACTGGAGACACTGATTTAAAAAAGAGCTACTCCCTTACACTTGCGGATGCTGTACGTATGAAGGTATGTTACAAAAGGGTAACACTTAACTGTAATCTTAACTGATTATTGTTTGTATTAGGTCATTAAATGTGAATGTCAATTTTTCTTCTTCTAGGAAAAAGAGGCAGTGAAGCGGTACCATGAAGCATTGGCCCAGAATGTCCAACTTCTTGACCAAATGGATCTGGCAAAGGGCATTGTCAATGAGGTCGGTTTTGATGTATGATCATATATTAAGGCATTACAATTtagaaaacattttaaattaaacCTAAATTAAGATGCTTTTTAAAACATCTACAAGGGAGTGTCTCGATAGACTGCTTACAGTAAGTGTTTTGTGTTGACCTGTACAGAAAGAAAGTGTTGTGAGTCGGGTAGCAGTGCAACAGCAACAGTTGGTGCAGAAGGACCTGGTGGAGGTGGACAGCTTGAAGAGGGAGCTGTCGGAGGAGAGCTCCCTGCGGGCCAAAGCTGAGAGTGACCTGGAGACCTACAGGAAGAGGATGGTGTCACTCAAGACCCGGAGAGGAGTGGAGCGGGTGGAAGAAAAAGAGACCGTGCATTACTACCGTGATCCCAAACTAGAAGTCGACTTGGAAATGCTGAAGAAGAAGATAGAGGATGAGGTCTCAAAACACTCTGGAATTCGTACTGAAATTGAAATCCTCAAACAGAGAATTGTTAAAATGGAGCATGAAGTGACCGAAGTTAAGCCGAAGCTGGTGACCAAGGTATTTACGGAGTACGAAAAGGATCCCCAACTGGAGAAGGAAGCAGTTTTGATCCGGGAAGAGATGCAGAAAATAAGAGAAGAGCTCAGACTACGAGAGACTGAAGTGCTTCAGAGGACCACTGAGATCACTTTCTTGGAACAAAGGAAACCAACAATTAAAGAAAGAATAGTAAAGAAGGAGGTTGTGAAACTGGAAAAGGATCCTGAAATGCTCAAAGCTATCGTTATGTTTAAGAATGAAATCTCAGATGAAGGCATAAGATGCAAGAATCTGAATGATGAAATATTTCAGATACGGAGCCAGATCAACACACTGGAGAGGATTATTCCCACTGTGCAACCTAAGATTGTCATGAAGGAGCTAAAGAAGGTGGAACAAGACCCAGAGCTCCTAAGAGAGTCCAAGGTTCTTCGAACAAACCTTGAGGAAGTATTGCAAGAAATCACCATCTTAACAAAAGAGGTTAACAGCCTTCAACTTCAATACAGTCAAGTTGAGAAGCTGAAACCCAAGGTTGACTTCAAAGAGATGATCCATGAAATCTATAGAGTTGACCCTGAAACTGAGATTGAACTGAGGCGCCTGAGGAAGGAGCTTCAAGATATGGGAAGACAGCGTGTTGAACTGGAGAATAAGATAAACTTGCTAATGGTGGACCTTAAGAACCTGCGCTCACAGAAACCCAAGGTTGAGACGAAAGAGACAGTTCTGGAAGTTGTAAAAGAAGAGAGGAGTCCAGAATTGGCTCGGGAGATATCGAGACTGAACGAACAATTGACCCGCCTTAGGGCAACCTACACCTCCACTTCAGATCAGCTCAACATCCTGCGCAAAGAGCGAGATGAATGGAAGGCTGAGAAGTCCAAGATAGAAACAACAGTGGTCAACAGGGAACTAATCAAATATGAGAATGATCCACTCCAGGAGAGGGAAGCTGAGCGACTAAGGAAAGAGGTACGTGCGGAACTTCAGCTTCGACGCAGAACGGAAGAAAATGTCTTTGATCTTCAGCAGAAACACATCATACTGGAGAGACAGAAACCCGAAGAGAAAATTGTGTACCAGGAAGTTGTACGCCTAGAAAAGGATCCAAAGCATATTCTTGAGCATGAGAGGCTAACCAAGAAACTTGACGAAGAAACCAAGTCACGTTGGGCAGTGGAGACAGATGTGCAGAAACTAAGAGCCATTGTTGCTGAGAAGCAAAAGAGCCTAGCTCAGATGGACGATCGGCAGAAAAAGATTCTTGTTGAAACAGAGCTTAGACAAATCAAGTCTCGGATCCTAGAGCTTGAAAGTACTCCTCCGTGCATTGAAGAGAAAATAATCATTGAGGAGGTCTTAAAAGTAGAAAGAGATCCCAATATAGATACACATATGAATGGCCTTCGCAGTGATTTAGACACCGAGAGCACCAAGATCAGCAATCTGGAAAGGGACATCCGAAACCTAAAGCTCAGGATAAATGTTCTGACCAAGGAGAAATCTGTGGAGAAAACGGTGTACAAGGAAGTGATCAGAGTTGAGAAGGACCAAGCTGTGGAGACCGAAAGAACCAGAATGAGAGAGCAAGTAACGGCAGCAAAGAACACCAGGCGGAACAAAGAGGATGAAATTCAACGACTTCAAGCCAGACTGACCCGTCTTCAGACCACAATGACCGCCGGCTCCAAGGAGGAGTCCACCCTTATCCAAAATAGGGACGCGCTACGGAAAGAGAGGGATGACCTCCTTCGGGACTTAAAGAGACTGGAGACTGAAAGACAGGACATCACCATATCTTTCCAGCAAAATACTAAACTACTGAGCGAGAAGAGCCAAATGTACAAGCTGAAGTCGAGCAAGTTGGACAATGACATAAGGAATCTTGAAAAAGACATCCTGCTGGAGAAAGACAGAATAAACCAAAGAGAGGTCACCATTATTGAGCTGCAGAATACACTGACAAAGGAGGATCACTCTGAGAAACACACCAGGGAAACCACCAAAACCACCAGAATCACTATTCTGGATCCGGAGACTGGGAAAGATATGTCACCTTATGACGCCTACCTGGAAGGTCTTATTGACCGTAACCACTATTTGCAGCTCCAGACACTTGAATGCAGCTGGGAAGAAATGACATCTAGTGGACCTGATGGTGAGACCACTGTTCTGCTGGACCGCAAGAGTGGGAAGAAGTATTCTGTCCAGGAGGCATTGAAGGAAGGAAAGTTAACCCTTTATGATGTTCAGCAGTACAGGGACGGCAAAATTCCCATTTCTGAGTTTGCTCTCATGGTTGCAGGAGTAAATAAGGCAAAATCCCACACAAGTTTAAGCAAAGCTCCACTCTCACCAGTAAAAAACACAACATCTCCATTGGCCAGCAGTTACAACTCCACCACGCGCTCTCAGCGGTCTTCCCTCTCAAGCAATGGGCTCTTGAGCGCCGCCCCAGTGGTTAACAGTGGGGAGGAGACCTTCCCAATCTGCGGCATTCTGGACACCACAACAAAAAGTCATATGTCTGTGCGTAGTGCGATGACCCGTAAACTGATCGATTCAGAGATGGCTCAGAAACTTCTAGAGGCTCAAGCGGCTACAGGAGGAATTGTGGACCTCAACAAGAAGGACCGCTTTTCGGTTCACAAAGCAGCAGAACGTGGCTTGATTGACCCAAATCAAGCACAGAAGCTTCTCAGCGCCCAGAAGGCTTTCACAGGTGTTGAGGACCCTGTTACCAAACAGCGTCTATCGGTGGGGGAGGCAGCTGAAAAGGGCTGGATCACCACTGAGAATGCCAGGCGGTACATGGAAGTCCAGCTTCTCACAGGTGGCCTCGTGAACCCCAACAAAGCTGGACGAATGAACGTACAGACTGCCATTCGGGAGAAGATAATTGACCAATCTATAGCCAGTATGCTTGAAGATGATGTGAACCACCTGAAGTATTTGGTCGACCCCATTACAAAGAAGAAGATCACATACAAAGAAGCCATGGCACTATGCAAGAAGGACTATGCCACGGGTCTCCTCCTACTCCCAGTGGCATCTACTAGATTCTAAATGGGGGATATCTTCTCATAGACCAGTTACATCTCTATCCAGGACGCTCGTTAAAGGAAAGCAGGGTTTACCTTCTGAAAAGGAGCAAGTGAGAGGAAATTATGATGCTTGTGGTGTAGAAGAGATGTTTGGTTTACCTACTAATTTCTCATATACTTTAAGTGTTATTGAGATGGTGCATAGAAAACAGATGTTTTATGTTCATCAAATTATGTTATTTGTCTAGATCTCTCCATTTGGTGTTGTTTTTCGGTATTCATTCACTTAACTGTCACTGTATCTTTCATATGATGTCATTATAAGGCAGCTTGCAATAAAAGCGCATTAGACAGCTCGACTGTCTCaaatggggtttttttttggtaaaGTTTTAGTAGGTGTGATATTCTATCAGTGGGTTTTGAAAGTATCTTTTGTACATCAGAAGTGCCCAAGGTTGAATCAGACTCTCAGGGACACAAACACCATGCCGAGGTTTAGGTGACAACCAACAGTGCGACCATGTGCAGGTTTGTCCTTTTTGTGCTGATGCTACCTTGAGTTCTGAATGTGCTTTAGCTGTTTTATCATAGCTATGCAGTGGTATTTTACACTGTTGATATAGCCCATGCAGTTTGGCTTGACACCACGGTTTCCAGGTATGTGATTGTTGTCCTGATCACCATATGCTCATTTTGAAAACTCGGAACACTCATGAATCATGCTAATGCCTTTAGCATTTGTGAATTTGCATTCACAAAAGCTTGAACATAGAAATAGACACACTAACATACATAGAAAAGATGATTCACCAAATAACGCTTGAAAACCTGGCCTGGCCATTATACATGAGCCATTATGAACTCTTACTGGAGTTAGCTTCTCTTACTGGAGTTAGCCTCTCTTGGTACCACAAGTATCCGATGATGTAGGCCCAGAGAGAGCTTGGGACAGAGCCTCAGGAAGCGTGCCACTTGATCCAGGTGCAGTGGACACTCGCCTGACATGGAGATGTGTTGCATATTTGGTGAAAAGCACTTTAGTTGTCTCGCGCCGTGTGTTATTGCAGTTGCGCTTTTACGCGTGCTGTCTGTCGCGAGACACAAGAATTAACCTCATGATTTGCAACAGAAT
This Brachyhypopomus gauderio isolate BG-103 chromosome 6, BGAUD_0.2, whole genome shotgun sequence DNA region includes the following protein-coding sequences:
- the evplb gene encoding envoplakin b translates to MSSMFGKKKETGPVKISQSQANDLVVLIGRMQSGADQVEKNILRVDALLAEDSENGKRGMSLTRRIEAADNLSMAETLLKELFLDMDKVKKLQHPQAGEIELDVNNLHERWFRCCSMYRDLYKQSLEVDLTPKINWAQVLTGKQKQIEKEAFGPTLSDVEKQIAAHNITHKEIEAYRSQIDSSDPPTVKSQYSKLVESSLTRKHHLSTLYDYLQRCEKELAYLREQENQICKRDWSDRMVDPAGVRKEFERLKDTSLQAHESEIADLQKQTYRLVPEHPGSSTINTHNATVQKEWKKFRNLCQCQETHLDNVKNYKKFQLDAETISDSLRRINSSMEPNILTKMSNPQILMQLESEERAVQRNEQKLAKLKEASGGIAPLTLRRISSTRCPVVAICDWNTEKASVQKGEKYSLVSSPAEENWEVKSSLGEIKVVPGVCFVIPPPDPEAIDRATSLEQDLASLKRRRASLQSSLRTPTEEVVQVTKTVAVSRAPDDSKGTELASRLDKLNSDLMKLEKDVLARIRVPLDRRNPTADLSARLGEQERSALTLKNLQAEKASIERAMEPILSQKPLGPTTSSLPQKLSTANNKIEDIASLTDLYGKKADAAMRLENQLKKVDKGLTGLEDQLARNTVILDKPAAIQDKTRELQSLSKDATALKDDVQKLNMDLELTEQLCGHLQKSFQEHCPDVRHQQSDVRRLRNRYANINNELKQTLGLMQEAANKQQIFQSAVQSLNQSLNTIPNNKLGMEDSMTQITAKQNSQKRTVEDLKRKSEDVDRLVALSHELQNTLKEYETVSSMYHNNSSTGDTDLKKSYSLTLADAVRMKEKEAVKRYHEALAQNVQLLDQMDLAKGIVNEKESVVSRVAVQQQQLVQKDLVEVDSLKRELSEESSLRAKAESDLETYRKRMVSLKTRRGVERVEEKETVHYYRDPKLEVDLEMLKKKIEDEVSKHSGIRTEIEILKQRIVKMEHEVTEVKPKLVTKVFTEYEKDPQLEKEAVLIREEMQKIREELRLRETEVLQRTTEITFLEQRKPTIKERIVKKEVVKLEKDPEMLKAIVMFKNEISDEGIRCKNLNDEIFQIRSQINTLERIIPTVQPKIVMKELKKVEQDPELLRESKVLRTNLEEVLQEITILTKEVNSLQLQYSQVEKLKPKVDFKEMIHEIYRVDPETEIELRRLRKELQDMGRQRVELENKINLLMVDLKNLRSQKPKVETKETVLEVVKEERSPELAREISRLNEQLTRLRATYTSTSDQLNILRKERDEWKAEKSKIETTVVNRELIKYENDPLQEREAERLRKEVRAELQLRRRTEENVFDLQQKHIILERQKPEEKIVYQEVVRLEKDPKHILEHERLTKKLDEETKSRWAVETDVQKLRAIVAEKQKSLAQMDDRQKKILVETELRQIKSRILELESTPPCIEEKIIIEEVLKVERDPNIDTHMNGLRSDLDTESTKISNLERDIRNLKLRINVLTKEKSVEKTVYKEVIRVEKDQAVETERTRMREQVTAAKNTRRNKEDEIQRLQARLTRLQTTMTAGSKEESTLIQNRDALRKERDDLLRDLKRLETERQDITISFQQNTKLLSEKSQMYKLKSSKLDNDIRNLEKDILLEKDRINQREVTIIELQNTLTKEDHSEKHTRETTKTTRITILDPETGKDMSPYDAYLEGLIDRNHYLQLQTLECSWEEMTSSGPDGETTVLLDRKSGKKYSVQEALKEGKLTLYDVQQYRDGKIPISEFALMVAGVNKAKSHTSLSKAPLSPVKNTTSPLASSYNSTTRSQRSSLSSNGLLSAAPVVNSGEETFPICGILDTTTKSHMSVRSAMTRKLIDSEMAQKLLEAQAATGGIVDLNKKDRFSVHKAAERGLIDPNQAQKLLSAQKAFTGVEDPVTKQRLSVGEAAEKGWITTENARRYMEVQLLTGGLVNPNKAGRMNVQTAIREKIIDQSIASMLEDDVNHLKYLVDPITKKKITYKEAMALCKKDYATGLLLLPVASTRF